A genomic region of Venturia canescens isolate UGA chromosome 9, ASM1945775v1, whole genome shotgun sequence contains the following coding sequences:
- the Snrk gene encoding MAP/microtubule affinity-regulating kinase 3, protein MQRREGLRDYDGKIAGLYDLEKTLGRGHFAVVKLARHVFTGEKVAVKVIDKNKLDEVSRAHLFQEVRCMKLVQHPNVVRLYEVIDTQTKLYLILELGDGGDLYDYIMPYRSGLPEEVARTYFRQIVRAISYCHHLHVVHRDLKLENVVFFEKLGTVKLTDFGFSNRFCPGQKLDTLCGSLAYSAPEILLGDSYDAPAVDVWSLGVILYILVSGQPPFQKANDSETLTMIIDCKYSIPEHVSDDCKRLIARMLVKKPEGRATLKEIAADPWLTMGTDGDPVETLPLVSRQEVSEENHNLIITKMVNGNIATKEEILEALDKNAYNHITATYFLLAERKLRAHRQEQMQKRRPELLDIHSSRSNDISMSSLRADAITLTTVNQSLLTVPRTPGDVPQNTRTRKCSIVQEEEDEDDVSSCSGRDENSSSFSSLNRRGSRSEGKLSHVVQERLPQLPDKTLAVAKISTLRQQQQQQPHRTFTVKTCDEVSLPDRTVTVVKVKSKETGEVPTVGSVAASVSKKSLCSELESRPKTVTECLSSPIPLSANKLRTEAEHRASLPLVDEKTKIPLSLDSKLVEPVATTILTESCTAPSPLRPSEDHDFSKTHIQKYKTMPAPGSGSIVASSAGQLPLNEILEDADAPENCSNDGSSSKFRLVRRTGYEQRRNKFHKTRTTSCSSSDASDDDSEGRKKRAHKLGATSSKPLPTRRDSHDDSSDSQDPGGSGGGGGGGPGLGNGETTHETSTADTTSNDNNQSTTTTTTTTTTDGKVHRCTDNPDLSYRRHRTGRRFAGETKLRESQSLNRITEVQEAEAPSCHVNLRNTPTTQSISSSSSSSLSASRNMTQSSTTTGLTQQNSTVQRAKGFGARLLQSMSLAKSAVNSNDPKCQTNGISAIKDIIKQSSVRRADEKSLDTAKDEKNRKKENGCANTQTNQQLTCDRDNNFRANPNRNDCKSRKMRFLSRYFAVHKKLCVPLPGLFAKGRLYKARSCGNIARDRVSPPSPKSMLLCTNALDDKWRERTQLCDLNKHQQQPFRDGHRGSDGDINQNLGIGQLMMENVVGKTCVGLPTICHIHLGDPSKCCSLC, encoded by the exons ATGCAACGGAGAGAGGGCCTCAGAGATTACGATGGCAAAATTGCCGGTCTCTACGATCTCGAGAAAACCCTCGGGCGTGGCCATTTCGCAGTGGTCAAACTCGCCAGACATGTATTCACCGGCGAAAAAGTCGCAGTCAAAGTCATCGATAAAAACAAACTCGACGAAGTATCCAGAGCTCATCTTTTCCAAGAG GTGAGATGCATGAAGCTCGTGCAACATCCAAACGTTGTACGATTGTACGAGGTCATAGACACACAAACGAAACTCTATTTGATACTGGAGCTTGGCGATGGCGGCGATCTCTACGATTACATAATGCCATATCGCAGTGGCCTCCCGGAAGAG gTTGCAAGAACATACTTCAGACAGATAGTACGTGCCATATCGTACTGCCATCACTTACACGTGGTACATCGGGATCTGAAGCTTGAGAATGTGGTGTTCTTCGAGAAACTCGGAACTGTCAAGCTCACAGATTTTGGTTTCAGCAATAGATTTTGTCCGGGACAGAAACTCGACACTTTGTGTGGTTCGCTCGCATACTCGGCACCAGAAATTTTACTTGGTGACAGTTATGATGCACCTGCTGTCG ATGTTTGGTCCTTGGGAGTGATATTGTATATACTGGTAAGCGGTCAACCACCTTTTCAAAAGGCCAACGACAGCGAAACACTCACGATGATAATAGACTGCAAGTACTCAATACCGGAGCATGTTTCCGACGATTGTAAACGTTTGATAGCACGTATGCTCGTAAAGAAACCAGAGGGCCGTGCCACGCTGAAGGAAATAGCCGCTGATCCTTGGTTAACGATGGGCACCGATGGTGATCCTGTTGAAACATTGCCTCTTGTTTCGCGACAAGAAGTTTCCGAGGAAAATCACAATCTCATCATAACAAAAATGGTTAATGGCAATATTGCaacaaaagaagaaattcTCGA AGCTCTCGACAAGAACGCGTACAATCATATCACAGCAACTTATTTCTTGCTCGCTGAGAGAAAGTTACGAGCTCACAGACAGGAACAGATGCAAAAGAGGAGACCCGAGCTTCTCGACATTCACTCGAG TCGATCGAACGATATATCGATGAGTTCTCTTCGGGCGGATGCCATTACATTGACAACGGTAAATCAATCGTTATTGACCGTGCCTAGGACACCTGGTGATGTGCCCCAG AATACGCGAACGCGCAAATGCAGTATCGTTCAGGAGgaagaggacgaagacgatgtTTCATCATGTTCAGGGCGTGACGAGAACTCCTCGTCATTCAGTTCGTTGAACAGACGTGGTTCGCGCTCGGAGGGTAAATTGTCTCATGTGGTACAAGAGAGGCTTCCGCAATTACCGGACAAGACTCTGGCAGTAGCGAAAATATCGACGTTGCgccaacagcaacagcagcagccgCATCGTACGTTCACGGTAAAAACGTGCGACGAGGTATCGTTACCAGATCGTACGGTAACCGTAGTAAAAGTGAAAAGCAAAGAGACGGGTGAGGTTCCAACGGTGGGATCGGTAGCTGCAAGTGTGTCGAAAAAGTCGTTGTGTTCGGAGCTGGAATCGCGTCCAAAGACCGTAACGGAATGTCTGAGTTCGCCGATACCGCTGTCCGCGAACAAATTACGAACGGAAGCCGAGCACAGAGCCTCGCTTCCGCTGGTTGACGAGAAAACCAAAATTCCGTTGTCTTTGGATTCAAAACTCGTGGAGCCCGTGGCGACGACAATCCTCACGGAATCGTGTACAGCTCCGAGTCCCTTACGACCAAGCGAagatcacgatttttcgaaaactcacatACAAAAGTATAAGACGATGCCCGCGCCGGGCAGCGGCTCGATAGTCGCCAGTTCTGCAGGCCAGTTGCCGCTCAATGAGATCCTCGAAGACGCGGATGCACCGGAGAACTGTAGCAACGATGGGAGTTCCAGTAAATTTCGACTCGTTCGCAGGACCGGCTACGAGCAGCGTCGCAACAAATTTCACAAAACCCGCACAACTTCCTGTTCGAGCTCAGACGCGAGCGACGACGACAGCGAAGGCCGCAAAAAGAGAGCACACAAACTGGGCGCCACGAGTAGCAAACCTTTGCCAACGAGACGTGACAGCCACGACGATTCCAGTGATTCTCAAGATCCTGGAGGAAGCGGCGGCGGAGGAGGCGGTGGTCCTGGTCTCGGGAACGGTGAAACCACGCACGAAACTTCGACCGCCGACACGACGAGTAACGACAACAATCAAAGTACAACCACGACGACGACCACGACCACAACCGACGGCAAAGTTCACCGGTGCACTGACAATCCGGACCTATCGTATAGAAGACACCGAACTGGCAGACGATTCGCCGGTGAGACCAAGTTACGGGAGAGTCAGTCGTTGAATCGCATCACCGAAGTACAAGAAGCTGAAGCGCCGTCTTGTCATGTTAATTTACGAAACACTCCGACGACCCAGAGCAtttcatcttcgtcgtcctctTCGCTCTCAGCCTCAAGGAATATGACTCAAAGCAGCACGACGACCGGATTAACGCAGCAGAACAGTACAGTGCAGCGTGCCAAAGGTTTTGGAGCGCGACTGCTCCAAAGCATGTCGCTCGCTAAATCGGCCGTAAATTCGAACGATCCGAAATGTCAAACAAACGGCATTTCCGCTATAAAGGACATCATAAAACAGTCTAGCGTGCGTAGAGCTGATGAAAAATCCTTGGATACAGCAAAAGAcgagaaaaacagaaaaaaggaaaacggCTGCGCCAATACACAAACCAATCAGCAATTAACCTGCGACAGGGACAACAATTTTCGTGCTAATCCCAATCGCAACGATTGCAAGAGCAGAAAAATGCGCTTTCTCAGTCGCTATTTCGCTGTCCACAAAAAATTGTGTGTTCCCCTGCCAGGCCTCTTCGCCAAAGGTCGACTCTACAAAGCTCGATCCTGCGGCAACATCGCACGCGATCGTGTCTCTCCACCCTCGCCGAAATCTATGCTTTTGTGCACCAACGCTCTCGATGATAAGTGGCGAGAACGTACACAATTGTGTGATCTCAACAAACATCAGCAACAACCTTTCAGAGACGGACATCGCGGTAGCGACGGTGATATCAATCAGAATCTCGGTATTGGACAGTTAATGATGGAAAACGTCGTTGGCAAAACTTGCGTTGGTTTACCCACCATCTGTCACATTCATCTCGGCGATCCATCCAAGTGTTGCAGTCTCTGTTGA
- the LOC122415702 gene encoding zinc transporter 2-like isoform X4, translated as MDGIGKNNDYRMLKDESVFGYGTSIPPNNNEHQDSDNSSKRVIFCVHGKLSGCCTVVKGLGSDEMPSDYEKSPSHFEDHCHRDRDEAIDKKARKKLIIACVLCVIFMIAEIIGGVLSNSLAIATDAAHLLTDFASFLISLFSIWVSARPATRKMPFGWYRAEVIGALTSVLLIWVVTGILLYLAVERVIHENFDLDAGIMLITSAVGVAVNLIMGLTLHQHGHSHGGGHGHSHSHGKASEAHGKDEKTNINVRAAYIHVLGDFIQSTGVFVAALIIYFQPSWRLVDPICTFLFSILVLFTTITIIKDVMNVLMEGTPKGFEYSEVETTFMQIPGVVKVHNLRMWALSLDKTALSAHLVITPGSSPQEILRTATRNIHDRYSFFEMTLQIEEFNEKMENCKQCKSPQQ; from the exons GTTGAAGGATGAATCCGTCTTTGGATACGGCACCAGCATCCCACCGAACAACAACGAACATCAGGATTCTGACAACTCCTCGAAAAGGGTCATTTTCTGCGTTCATGGAAAATTGTCAGGATGTTGCACCGTCGTTAAAGGCCTCGGCAGCGACGAGATGCCTTCGGACTATGAAAAAAGTCCCAGTCACT TCGAGGATCATTGTCACAGGGATCGAGACGAGGCGATCGACAAAAAAGCACGAAAGAAGCTCATCATCGCCTGTGTTCTGTGTGTCATTTTCATGATAGCAGAAATAATTG GTGGTGTTTTGTCCAACAGTTTGGCAATAGCGACAGACGCTGCTCACTTGCTCACCGATTTTGCGTCGTTTCTCATCTCATTGTTCTCGATATGGGTGTCTGCGAGGCCGGCGACGAGGAAAATGCCCTTTGGTTGGTACCGAGCCGAG GTGATCGGTGCTCTTACGTCAGTCCTCTTAATTTGGGTGGTCACAGGAATCCTGTTGTATCTCGCAGTGGAGCGTGTAATTCACGAAAACTTTGATCTCGATGCAGGCATCATGTTGATCACGTCGGCGGTCGGTGTTGCGGTAAATCTCAT CATGGGATTGACCCTTCATCAACATGGCCACAGTCACGGCGGTGGACACGGCCACAGTCACAGTCATGGCAAGGCTTCCGAGGCTCAtggaaaagacgaaaaaactaATATCAATGTCAGAGCAGCGTACATTCACGTTCTTGGTGATTTCATTCAGAGCACCGGCGTCTTTGTTGCtgcattaattatttatttccag CCGAGCTGGAGACTCGTAGATCCGATTTGTACGTTCCTCTTTTCGATCCTCGTGCTCTTCACGACAATCACAATAATAAAAGACGTTATGAACGTTCTTATGGAAGGAACTCCAAAAGGTTTCGAATATTCTGAGGTAGAAACTACCTTCATGCAAATTCCTGGTGTTGTAAAGGTTCACAATTTGCGAATGTGGGCTCTTTCCCTCGACAAGACTGCACTTTCGGCCCATTTAGTTATAA CTCCGGGCTCGAGTCCTCAAGAAATTTTGCGCACAGCAACAAGAAACATTCACGATCGTTACAGTTTCTTTGAGATGACGTTGCAGATCGAAGAATTCAatgagaaaatggaaaattgcaAACAGTGCAAATCACCGCAACagtaa
- the LOC122415702 gene encoding zinc transporter 2-like isoform X5, with protein MMMDDEKINLLKDESVFGYGTSIPPNNNEHQDSDNSSKRVIFCVHGKLSGCCTVVKGLGSDEMPSDYEKSPSHFEDHCHRDRDEAIDKKARKKLIIACVLCVIFMIAEIIGGVLSNSLAIATDAAHLLTDFASFLISLFSIWVSARPATRKMPFGWYRAEVIGALTSVLLIWVVTGILLYLAVERVIHENFDLDAGIMLITSAVGVAVNLIMGLTLHQHGHSHGGGHGHSHSHGKASEAHGKDEKTNINVRAAYIHVLGDFIQSTGVFVAALIIYFQPSWRLVDPICTFLFSILVLFTTITIIKDVMNVLMEGTPKGFEYSEVETTFMQIPGVVKVHNLRMWALSLDKTALSAHLVITPGSSPQEILRTATRNIHDRYSFFEMTLQIEEFNEKMENCKQCKSPQQ; from the exons GTTGAAGGATGAATCCGTCTTTGGATACGGCACCAGCATCCCACCGAACAACAACGAACATCAGGATTCTGACAACTCCTCGAAAAGGGTCATTTTCTGCGTTCATGGAAAATTGTCAGGATGTTGCACCGTCGTTAAAGGCCTCGGCAGCGACGAGATGCCTTCGGACTATGAAAAAAGTCCCAGTCACT TCGAGGATCATTGTCACAGGGATCGAGACGAGGCGATCGACAAAAAAGCACGAAAGAAGCTCATCATCGCCTGTGTTCTGTGTGTCATTTTCATGATAGCAGAAATAATTG GTGGTGTTTTGTCCAACAGTTTGGCAATAGCGACAGACGCTGCTCACTTGCTCACCGATTTTGCGTCGTTTCTCATCTCATTGTTCTCGATATGGGTGTCTGCGAGGCCGGCGACGAGGAAAATGCCCTTTGGTTGGTACCGAGCCGAG GTGATCGGTGCTCTTACGTCAGTCCTCTTAATTTGGGTGGTCACAGGAATCCTGTTGTATCTCGCAGTGGAGCGTGTAATTCACGAAAACTTTGATCTCGATGCAGGCATCATGTTGATCACGTCGGCGGTCGGTGTTGCGGTAAATCTCAT CATGGGATTGACCCTTCATCAACATGGCCACAGTCACGGCGGTGGACACGGCCACAGTCACAGTCATGGCAAGGCTTCCGAGGCTCAtggaaaagacgaaaaaactaATATCAATGTCAGAGCAGCGTACATTCACGTTCTTGGTGATTTCATTCAGAGCACCGGCGTCTTTGTTGCtgcattaattatttatttccag CCGAGCTGGAGACTCGTAGATCCGATTTGTACGTTCCTCTTTTCGATCCTCGTGCTCTTCACGACAATCACAATAATAAAAGACGTTATGAACGTTCTTATGGAAGGAACTCCAAAAGGTTTCGAATATTCTGAGGTAGAAACTACCTTCATGCAAATTCCTGGTGTTGTAAAGGTTCACAATTTGCGAATGTGGGCTCTTTCCCTCGACAAGACTGCACTTTCGGCCCATTTAGTTATAA CTCCGGGCTCGAGTCCTCAAGAAATTTTGCGCACAGCAACAAGAAACATTCACGATCGTTACAGTTTCTTTGAGATGACGTTGCAGATCGAAGAATTCAatgagaaaatggaaaattgcaAACAGTGCAAATCACCGCAACagtaa
- the LOC122415702 gene encoding zinc transporter 2-like isoform X2 has translation MASNYTRLVLEGSPIRRGPMTSTVPSPRNFNELFSQQNFGKMRKETFANALKDESVFGYGTSIPPNNNEHQDSDNSSKRVIFCVHGKLSGCCTVVKGLGSDEMPSDYEKSPSHFEDHCHRDRDEAIDKKARKKLIIACVLCVIFMIAEIIGGVLSNSLAIATDAAHLLTDFASFLISLFSIWVSARPATRKMPFGWYRAEVIGALTSVLLIWVVTGILLYLAVERVIHENFDLDAGIMLITSAVGVAVNLIMGLTLHQHGHSHGGGHGHSHSHGKASEAHGKDEKTNINVRAAYIHVLGDFIQSTGVFVAALIIYFQPSWRLVDPICTFLFSILVLFTTITIIKDVMNVLMEGTPKGFEYSEVETTFMQIPGVVKVHNLRMWALSLDKTALSAHLVITPGSSPQEILRTATRNIHDRYSFFEMTLQIEEFNEKMENCKQCKSPQQ, from the exons ATGGCATCGAACTATACCAGGCTCGTCCTTGAGGGCTCGCCGATTCGTCGCGGACCGATGACCTCGACCGTGCCAAGTCCACGCAACTTTAACGAACTCTTCAGCCAACAGAATTTcggaaaaatgagaaaggaGACCTTTGCTAACGC GTTGAAGGATGAATCCGTCTTTGGATACGGCACCAGCATCCCACCGAACAACAACGAACATCAGGATTCTGACAACTCCTCGAAAAGGGTCATTTTCTGCGTTCATGGAAAATTGTCAGGATGTTGCACCGTCGTTAAAGGCCTCGGCAGCGACGAGATGCCTTCGGACTATGAAAAAAGTCCCAGTCACT TCGAGGATCATTGTCACAGGGATCGAGACGAGGCGATCGACAAAAAAGCACGAAAGAAGCTCATCATCGCCTGTGTTCTGTGTGTCATTTTCATGATAGCAGAAATAATTG GTGGTGTTTTGTCCAACAGTTTGGCAATAGCGACAGACGCTGCTCACTTGCTCACCGATTTTGCGTCGTTTCTCATCTCATTGTTCTCGATATGGGTGTCTGCGAGGCCGGCGACGAGGAAAATGCCCTTTGGTTGGTACCGAGCCGAG GTGATCGGTGCTCTTACGTCAGTCCTCTTAATTTGGGTGGTCACAGGAATCCTGTTGTATCTCGCAGTGGAGCGTGTAATTCACGAAAACTTTGATCTCGATGCAGGCATCATGTTGATCACGTCGGCGGTCGGTGTTGCGGTAAATCTCAT CATGGGATTGACCCTTCATCAACATGGCCACAGTCACGGCGGTGGACACGGCCACAGTCACAGTCATGGCAAGGCTTCCGAGGCTCAtggaaaagacgaaaaaactaATATCAATGTCAGAGCAGCGTACATTCACGTTCTTGGTGATTTCATTCAGAGCACCGGCGTCTTTGTTGCtgcattaattatttatttccag CCGAGCTGGAGACTCGTAGATCCGATTTGTACGTTCCTCTTTTCGATCCTCGTGCTCTTCACGACAATCACAATAATAAAAGACGTTATGAACGTTCTTATGGAAGGAACTCCAAAAGGTTTCGAATATTCTGAGGTAGAAACTACCTTCATGCAAATTCCTGGTGTTGTAAAGGTTCACAATTTGCGAATGTGGGCTCTTTCCCTCGACAAGACTGCACTTTCGGCCCATTTAGTTATAA CTCCGGGCTCGAGTCCTCAAGAAATTTTGCGCACAGCAACAAGAAACATTCACGATCGTTACAGTTTCTTTGAGATGACGTTGCAGATCGAAGAATTCAatgagaaaatggaaaattgcaAACAGTGCAAATCACCGCAACagtaa
- the LOC122415702 gene encoding zinc transporter 2-like isoform X6: MELKDESVFGYGTSIPPNNNEHQDSDNSSKRVIFCVHGKLSGCCTVVKGLGSDEMPSDYEKSPSHFEDHCHRDRDEAIDKKARKKLIIACVLCVIFMIAEIIGGVLSNSLAIATDAAHLLTDFASFLISLFSIWVSARPATRKMPFGWYRAEVIGALTSVLLIWVVTGILLYLAVERVIHENFDLDAGIMLITSAVGVAVNLIMGLTLHQHGHSHGGGHGHSHSHGKASEAHGKDEKTNINVRAAYIHVLGDFIQSTGVFVAALIIYFQPSWRLVDPICTFLFSILVLFTTITIIKDVMNVLMEGTPKGFEYSEVETTFMQIPGVVKVHNLRMWALSLDKTALSAHLVITPGSSPQEILRTATRNIHDRYSFFEMTLQIEEFNEKMENCKQCKSPQQ; encoded by the exons atgga GTTGAAGGATGAATCCGTCTTTGGATACGGCACCAGCATCCCACCGAACAACAACGAACATCAGGATTCTGACAACTCCTCGAAAAGGGTCATTTTCTGCGTTCATGGAAAATTGTCAGGATGTTGCACCGTCGTTAAAGGCCTCGGCAGCGACGAGATGCCTTCGGACTATGAAAAAAGTCCCAGTCACT TCGAGGATCATTGTCACAGGGATCGAGACGAGGCGATCGACAAAAAAGCACGAAAGAAGCTCATCATCGCCTGTGTTCTGTGTGTCATTTTCATGATAGCAGAAATAATTG GTGGTGTTTTGTCCAACAGTTTGGCAATAGCGACAGACGCTGCTCACTTGCTCACCGATTTTGCGTCGTTTCTCATCTCATTGTTCTCGATATGGGTGTCTGCGAGGCCGGCGACGAGGAAAATGCCCTTTGGTTGGTACCGAGCCGAG GTGATCGGTGCTCTTACGTCAGTCCTCTTAATTTGGGTGGTCACAGGAATCCTGTTGTATCTCGCAGTGGAGCGTGTAATTCACGAAAACTTTGATCTCGATGCAGGCATCATGTTGATCACGTCGGCGGTCGGTGTTGCGGTAAATCTCAT CATGGGATTGACCCTTCATCAACATGGCCACAGTCACGGCGGTGGACACGGCCACAGTCACAGTCATGGCAAGGCTTCCGAGGCTCAtggaaaagacgaaaaaactaATATCAATGTCAGAGCAGCGTACATTCACGTTCTTGGTGATTTCATTCAGAGCACCGGCGTCTTTGTTGCtgcattaattatttatttccag CCGAGCTGGAGACTCGTAGATCCGATTTGTACGTTCCTCTTTTCGATCCTCGTGCTCTTCACGACAATCACAATAATAAAAGACGTTATGAACGTTCTTATGGAAGGAACTCCAAAAGGTTTCGAATATTCTGAGGTAGAAACTACCTTCATGCAAATTCCTGGTGTTGTAAAGGTTCACAATTTGCGAATGTGGGCTCTTTCCCTCGACAAGACTGCACTTTCGGCCCATTTAGTTATAA CTCCGGGCTCGAGTCCTCAAGAAATTTTGCGCACAGCAACAAGAAACATTCACGATCGTTACAGTTTCTTTGAGATGACGTTGCAGATCGAAGAATTCAatgagaaaatggaaaattgcaAACAGTGCAAATCACCGCAACagtaa
- the LOC122415702 gene encoding zinc transporter 2-like isoform X1, whose amino-acid sequence MYANIRDSHNLVIVNFFSSPQTFRVVRIETRKRKQLAILMHFHCAFRLAKTRASKATFSPFVFRGAITHFFRFHSNASPMKLKDESVFGYGTSIPPNNNEHQDSDNSSKRVIFCVHGKLSGCCTVVKGLGSDEMPSDYEKSPSHFEDHCHRDRDEAIDKKARKKLIIACVLCVIFMIAEIIGGVLSNSLAIATDAAHLLTDFASFLISLFSIWVSARPATRKMPFGWYRAEVIGALTSVLLIWVVTGILLYLAVERVIHENFDLDAGIMLITSAVGVAVNLIMGLTLHQHGHSHGGGHGHSHSHGKASEAHGKDEKTNINVRAAYIHVLGDFIQSTGVFVAALIIYFQPSWRLVDPICTFLFSILVLFTTITIIKDVMNVLMEGTPKGFEYSEVETTFMQIPGVVKVHNLRMWALSLDKTALSAHLVITPGSSPQEILRTATRNIHDRYSFFEMTLQIEEFNEKMENCKQCKSPQQ is encoded by the exons atgTACGCGAATATACGCGATTCTCATAATCTCGTTAttgtcaactttttttcttcgcctcAAACATTCAGAGTCGTTCGTATTGAAAcaagaaagagaaaacaatTGGCGATTTTGATGCACTTCCATTGTGCTTTCCGCCTCGCGAAGACGCGCGCTTCGAAAGCAACTTTTTCACCGTTCGTTTTCCGAGGAGCGATTACACACTTCTTTCGATTTCATTCCAATGCCAGTCCAATGAA GTTGAAGGATGAATCCGTCTTTGGATACGGCACCAGCATCCCACCGAACAACAACGAACATCAGGATTCTGACAACTCCTCGAAAAGGGTCATTTTCTGCGTTCATGGAAAATTGTCAGGATGTTGCACCGTCGTTAAAGGCCTCGGCAGCGACGAGATGCCTTCGGACTATGAAAAAAGTCCCAGTCACT TCGAGGATCATTGTCACAGGGATCGAGACGAGGCGATCGACAAAAAAGCACGAAAGAAGCTCATCATCGCCTGTGTTCTGTGTGTCATTTTCATGATAGCAGAAATAATTG GTGGTGTTTTGTCCAACAGTTTGGCAATAGCGACAGACGCTGCTCACTTGCTCACCGATTTTGCGTCGTTTCTCATCTCATTGTTCTCGATATGGGTGTCTGCGAGGCCGGCGACGAGGAAAATGCCCTTTGGTTGGTACCGAGCCGAG GTGATCGGTGCTCTTACGTCAGTCCTCTTAATTTGGGTGGTCACAGGAATCCTGTTGTATCTCGCAGTGGAGCGTGTAATTCACGAAAACTTTGATCTCGATGCAGGCATCATGTTGATCACGTCGGCGGTCGGTGTTGCGGTAAATCTCAT CATGGGATTGACCCTTCATCAACATGGCCACAGTCACGGCGGTGGACACGGCCACAGTCACAGTCATGGCAAGGCTTCCGAGGCTCAtggaaaagacgaaaaaactaATATCAATGTCAGAGCAGCGTACATTCACGTTCTTGGTGATTTCATTCAGAGCACCGGCGTCTTTGTTGCtgcattaattatttatttccag CCGAGCTGGAGACTCGTAGATCCGATTTGTACGTTCCTCTTTTCGATCCTCGTGCTCTTCACGACAATCACAATAATAAAAGACGTTATGAACGTTCTTATGGAAGGAACTCCAAAAGGTTTCGAATATTCTGAGGTAGAAACTACCTTCATGCAAATTCCTGGTGTTGTAAAGGTTCACAATTTGCGAATGTGGGCTCTTTCCCTCGACAAGACTGCACTTTCGGCCCATTTAGTTATAA CTCCGGGCTCGAGTCCTCAAGAAATTTTGCGCACAGCAACAAGAAACATTCACGATCGTTACAGTTTCTTTGAGATGACGTTGCAGATCGAAGAATTCAatgagaaaatggaaaattgcaAACAGTGCAAATCACCGCAACagtaa
- the LOC122415702 gene encoding zinc transporter 2-like isoform X3, protein MEIDRWKGKCTSDKLKDESVFGYGTSIPPNNNEHQDSDNSSKRVIFCVHGKLSGCCTVVKGLGSDEMPSDYEKSPSHFEDHCHRDRDEAIDKKARKKLIIACVLCVIFMIAEIIGGVLSNSLAIATDAAHLLTDFASFLISLFSIWVSARPATRKMPFGWYRAEVIGALTSVLLIWVVTGILLYLAVERVIHENFDLDAGIMLITSAVGVAVNLIMGLTLHQHGHSHGGGHGHSHSHGKASEAHGKDEKTNINVRAAYIHVLGDFIQSTGVFVAALIIYFQPSWRLVDPICTFLFSILVLFTTITIIKDVMNVLMEGTPKGFEYSEVETTFMQIPGVVKVHNLRMWALSLDKTALSAHLVITPGSSPQEILRTATRNIHDRYSFFEMTLQIEEFNEKMENCKQCKSPQQ, encoded by the exons GTTGAAGGATGAATCCGTCTTTGGATACGGCACCAGCATCCCACCGAACAACAACGAACATCAGGATTCTGACAACTCCTCGAAAAGGGTCATTTTCTGCGTTCATGGAAAATTGTCAGGATGTTGCACCGTCGTTAAAGGCCTCGGCAGCGACGAGATGCCTTCGGACTATGAAAAAAGTCCCAGTCACT TCGAGGATCATTGTCACAGGGATCGAGACGAGGCGATCGACAAAAAAGCACGAAAGAAGCTCATCATCGCCTGTGTTCTGTGTGTCATTTTCATGATAGCAGAAATAATTG GTGGTGTTTTGTCCAACAGTTTGGCAATAGCGACAGACGCTGCTCACTTGCTCACCGATTTTGCGTCGTTTCTCATCTCATTGTTCTCGATATGGGTGTCTGCGAGGCCGGCGACGAGGAAAATGCCCTTTGGTTGGTACCGAGCCGAG GTGATCGGTGCTCTTACGTCAGTCCTCTTAATTTGGGTGGTCACAGGAATCCTGTTGTATCTCGCAGTGGAGCGTGTAATTCACGAAAACTTTGATCTCGATGCAGGCATCATGTTGATCACGTCGGCGGTCGGTGTTGCGGTAAATCTCAT CATGGGATTGACCCTTCATCAACATGGCCACAGTCACGGCGGTGGACACGGCCACAGTCACAGTCATGGCAAGGCTTCCGAGGCTCAtggaaaagacgaaaaaactaATATCAATGTCAGAGCAGCGTACATTCACGTTCTTGGTGATTTCATTCAGAGCACCGGCGTCTTTGTTGCtgcattaattatttatttccag CCGAGCTGGAGACTCGTAGATCCGATTTGTACGTTCCTCTTTTCGATCCTCGTGCTCTTCACGACAATCACAATAATAAAAGACGTTATGAACGTTCTTATGGAAGGAACTCCAAAAGGTTTCGAATATTCTGAGGTAGAAACTACCTTCATGCAAATTCCTGGTGTTGTAAAGGTTCACAATTTGCGAATGTGGGCTCTTTCCCTCGACAAGACTGCACTTTCGGCCCATTTAGTTATAA CTCCGGGCTCGAGTCCTCAAGAAATTTTGCGCACAGCAACAAGAAACATTCACGATCGTTACAGTTTCTTTGAGATGACGTTGCAGATCGAAGAATTCAatgagaaaatggaaaattgcaAACAGTGCAAATCACCGCAACagtaa